One Sphingopyxis macrogoltabida genomic region harbors:
- a CDS encoding class I SAM-dependent methyltransferase codes for MAELAPLRTLVGEAWDDYGLIDSGGGRKLERYGGYRFIRPEPQAMWQPALAASEWDAADGEFIPASDDDGGGRWYYSKPVPSGGWPLGWRETRFTASCTPFRHLGFFPDMAPVWDWLRERLADKPDSAFLNLFGYTGVGSQALAAIGASVTHVDASKKSVAQARENAALADMADKPVRWIVDDAGKFTAREVRRERRYDAILLDPPKFGRGPGGERWQIEEGLAPLLADCRRLLDADSRALFLTVYAVRMSALAIGELLAQLFADLPGTIECGELAVREEARGLLLPTAIFARWSR; via the coding sequence GTGGCTGAGCTTGCGCCCCTGCGCACCCTCGTCGGGGAGGCTTGGGATGATTACGGGCTGATCGACAGCGGCGGCGGGCGCAAGCTCGAACGCTATGGCGGCTATCGCTTCATCCGCCCCGAACCGCAGGCGATGTGGCAGCCCGCGTTGGCTGCCAGCGAATGGGATGCCGCCGATGGCGAGTTCATCCCCGCGTCGGACGATGATGGTGGCGGCCGCTGGTATTACAGCAAACCGGTACCTTCCGGAGGCTGGCCGCTCGGCTGGCGCGAAACGCGGTTCACCGCGTCGTGCACGCCGTTCCGCCACCTCGGCTTCTTTCCTGACATGGCGCCGGTGTGGGACTGGTTGCGCGAAAGGCTTGCGGACAAACCCGATTCGGCCTTTCTCAACCTGTTCGGCTATACCGGGGTCGGCAGCCAGGCACTGGCCGCAATCGGCGCGTCGGTAACGCACGTCGATGCGTCGAAGAAATCGGTGGCGCAGGCGCGCGAGAATGCGGCGCTCGCCGACATGGCCGACAAGCCGGTGCGCTGGATCGTTGACGACGCCGGCAAATTCACGGCGCGCGAGGTGCGGCGCGAGCGCCGGTACGACGCGATCCTGCTCGATCCGCCTAAGTTCGGCCGCGGTCCGGGCGGCGAACGCTGGCAGATCGAGGAGGGGCTGGCGCCGCTGCTCGCCGACTGCCGCCGGTTGCTCGACGCCGACAGCCGCGCGCTGTTCCTGACTGTTTATGCCGTGCGTATGTCGGCGCTGGCGATCGGCGAATTGCTGGCGCAATTGTTCGCTGATCTGCCCGGGACGATCGAATGCGGCGAACTCGCGGTGCGGGAGGAGGCGAGGGGGCTGTTGCTGCCTACGGCGATTTTCGCGCGCTGGAGTCGCTGA
- the thrC gene encoding threonine synthase, with translation MEYISTRGSAPTLDFRAATLAGLASDGGLYVPARWPQMSIDEIRALAGLDYVETAVRVMRPFVEGVLTEDELRELCRAAYGRFGHDAVTPLVQLDHRHWLLELFHGPTLAFKDVALQLLGQLFEKFLAGGDTDITIVGATSGDTGSAAIEAVAGREHIRIFMLHPEGRVSDVQRRQMTTVLAPNVHNIAIDGSFDDAQAMVKRLFGDEEARGQITLSAVNSINWARLMAQVVYYFYAAVRLGGPDRPVAFSVPTGNFGDIFAGYVAAQIGLPVARLVVATNVNDILHRALTSGDYSAGTVTPTATPSMDIQVSSNFERLLFDLSGRDGAAISGMMGDFDRNRAMTIPADMLAGSRGLFSSASIDGDAMTLALRWAQEHGGQIIDPHSAVGLAAARGLDIDPAIPVVTLATAHPAKFRDAVERATGVRPPLPARLGNLFDREERYMKLPGDYDAVKAHILAEAARG, from the coding sequence ATGGAATATATCAGCACCCGCGGCTCTGCGCCGACCCTCGACTTTCGTGCCGCGACGCTTGCGGGGCTTGCCAGTGACGGCGGGCTTTATGTGCCGGCGCGCTGGCCGCAAATGTCGATCGACGAGATTCGCGCGCTTGCCGGGCTCGATTATGTCGAAACCGCGGTGCGCGTCATGCGCCCGTTCGTCGAGGGCGTGCTGACTGAGGACGAATTGCGCGAGCTGTGCCGCGCTGCCTACGGCCGCTTCGGGCACGATGCCGTGACACCGCTGGTCCAGCTCGATCATCGCCACTGGCTGCTCGAACTGTTCCACGGCCCGACCCTCGCGTTCAAGGACGTCGCGTTGCAATTGCTCGGCCAATTGTTCGAGAAATTCCTTGCGGGCGGCGACACCGACATCACCATCGTCGGCGCGACCTCGGGCGATACCGGATCGGCGGCGATCGAAGCGGTGGCGGGGCGCGAGCATATCCGCATCTTCATGCTCCATCCCGAAGGCCGGGTCAGCGACGTCCAGCGGCGCCAGATGACGACGGTGCTCGCACCAAACGTCCATAATATCGCGATCGACGGCAGCTTCGACGATGCGCAGGCGATGGTGAAGCGGCTGTTCGGCGACGAGGAAGCGCGCGGGCAGATCACGCTGTCGGCGGTGAACAGCATCAACTGGGCGCGGCTGATGGCGCAGGTCGTCTATTATTTCTACGCCGCGGTGCGGCTCGGCGGGCCCGACCGACCGGTGGCTTTCAGCGTCCCGACGGGCAATTTCGGCGATATCTTTGCGGGCTATGTCGCGGCGCAGATCGGACTGCCCGTCGCGCGGCTGGTCGTCGCGACCAACGTCAACGATATCCTCCACCGCGCGCTGACCAGCGGCGACTATAGCGCCGGCACGGTCACCCCGACCGCGACGCCGAGCATGGACATCCAGGTCAGCAGCAATTTCGAACGATTGCTGTTCGACCTGTCCGGCCGCGACGGCGCGGCGATTAGCGGCATGATGGGCGATTTCGACCGCAACCGCGCGATGACCATTCCCGCCGACATGCTCGCGGGATCGCGCGGGCTCTTTTCGAGCGCCAGCATCGACGGCGATGCGATGACGCTGGCGCTGCGCTGGGCGCAGGAGCATGGCGGCCAGATCATCGATCCGCATAGCGCGGTCGGACTGGCAGCGGCGCGCGGGCTCGACATCGATCCGGCGATTCCCGTGGTCACGCTCGCGACCGCACACCCGGCGAAATTCCGCGACGCGGTCGAGCGCGCGACGGGCGTCCGTCCGCCGCTCCCGGCGCGGCTCGGCAATCTTTTCGATCGCGAAGAGCGCTATATGAAGCTGCCCGGCGATTATGACGCGGTAAAGGCCCATATCCTCGCCGAGGCGGCGCGTGGCTGA
- a CDS encoding SURF1 family protein has translation MTDETPQAGTRWPLIPTILVLAAVAVMIALGVWQLQRKGEKEALIALYQRNMAMSSLVTYPELPPVEDRFLYRKSSVVCLEPLRWDPRSGTDRAGKAGIRMVADCRTGAEGPGVLVDIGIGDDFAPPKWTGGIVQGTIVPGPEQPTLIARMTGKATPARAMLVADAPVAGLRASAVPSAADTPNNHLAYAGQWFLFAVAALVIYILAVRRRLRP, from the coding sequence ATGACTGACGAGACACCGCAGGCCGGAACGCGCTGGCCGCTGATCCCGACGATCCTGGTCCTCGCCGCCGTCGCGGTGATGATCGCGCTCGGCGTGTGGCAGTTGCAGCGCAAGGGCGAGAAGGAAGCGCTGATTGCGCTCTATCAGCGCAACATGGCGATGTCGTCGCTGGTCACCTATCCCGAACTGCCGCCGGTCGAGGACAGGTTCCTGTATCGCAAGAGCAGCGTCGTCTGCCTCGAGCCGTTACGCTGGGACCCGCGTAGCGGCACCGACCGCGCCGGCAAGGCGGGGATCCGGATGGTCGCCGATTGCCGCACCGGCGCCGAAGGGCCGGGCGTGCTGGTCGATATCGGCATCGGCGATGATTTCGCGCCGCCGAAATGGACCGGCGGCATCGTGCAGGGAACGATCGTCCCAGGCCCCGAGCAGCCGACGCTGATCGCGCGGATGACGGGCAAGGCGACGCCGGCGCGCGCGATGCTTGTCGCCGATGCGCCTGTGGCCGGTTTGCGGGCGAGCGCAGTACCGTCGGCCGCCGACACGCCGAACAATCATCTCGCCTATGCCGGGCAATGGTTCCTGTTCGCCGTCGCGGCGCTGGTCATCTATATCTTGGCGGTCCGTCGCCGCTTGCGGCCTTGA
- a CDS encoding DUF983 domain-containing protein has protein sequence MTVDNQSQKGQPPVWRAALFGLCPECGAPTLFEGPVKFGDRCPACGLDYGAYNVGDGPAAFLTLIIGALLIAAALTLDSLVRPPLWVHIVLWVPLTASAVVYGLRVGKGALLASEHQRKAAEGRRMDEPHD, from the coding sequence GTGACGGTCGACAACCAGTCTCAAAAGGGGCAGCCGCCGGTCTGGCGCGCTGCCCTTTTTGGTCTGTGTCCCGAATGCGGCGCGCCGACATTGTTCGAGGGGCCGGTAAAGTTCGGCGACCGCTGCCCGGCGTGCGGGCTCGACTATGGCGCCTATAATGTCGGCGATGGGCCCGCCGCGTTCCTGACCCTGATCATCGGCGCGCTGCTGATTGCGGCTGCGCTGACGCTCGATTCCCTGGTCCGGCCGCCGCTTTGGGTGCATATCGTGCTCTGGGTGCCGCTGACCGCCTCGGCGGTGGTCTATGGCCTCAGAGTCGGCAAGGGCGCGCTGCTGGCGAGCGAGCATCAGCGCAAGGCAGCGGAAGGGCGCCGCATGGATGAACCGCATGACTGA
- a CDS encoding cytochrome c oxidase subunit 3 has translation MSGAKHHDYHLVNPSVWPLIGSVAALVMFFGLVMAMHADYFGGAGKWVLGLGFMGVIATFFSWWSDVINEAHAGDHTPVVQLHLRYGMILFIASEVMFFVGWFWAWFDFSLFPVPVELVDGAVTSLFGQDGAAAATMWPPKGIHVIDAFSLPLLNTLILLCSGTTITWAHHSLIHGDREGLKKGLWATIILGAVFSCIQAYEYAEAPFPFGTINYTSAFFMATGFHGFHVLVGTIFLIVCLVRTYKGHFTPQQHFGFEAAAWYWHFVDVVWLFLFIIVYVWGGWGAPVAAH, from the coding sequence ATGTCCGGTGCAAAACATCATGACTATCACCTCGTAAATCCCAGCGTCTGGCCGCTGATCGGCTCGGTCGCGGCTCTGGTGATGTTCTTCGGGCTCGTGATGGCGATGCACGCCGATTATTTCGGCGGCGCCGGCAAATGGGTGCTCGGCCTCGGCTTCATGGGCGTGATCGCGACCTTCTTCAGCTGGTGGTCGGACGTCATCAACGAAGCGCATGCCGGCGACCATACCCCGGTCGTCCAGCTCCATCTGCGCTACGGCATGATCCTGTTCATCGCGTCCGAAGTGATGTTCTTCGTCGGCTGGTTCTGGGCATGGTTCGATTTCTCGCTCTTCCCGGTGCCCGTCGAACTCGTCGACGGTGCGGTGACCTCGCTGTTCGGGCAGGACGGCGCCGCCGCCGCGACCATGTGGCCGCCGAAGGGCATCCACGTCATCGACGCTTTCTCGCTGCCGTTGCTCAACACGCTGATCCTGCTCTGCTCGGGTACGACGATCACTTGGGCGCACCATTCGCTGATCCACGGCGACCGCGAAGGGCTGAAGAAAGGCCTGTGGGCGACGATCATCCTGGGCGCGGTCTTCAGCTGCATCCAGGCCTATGAATATGCCGAGGCACCGTTCCCCTTCGGCACGATCAACTACACCTCGGCCTTCTTCATGGCGACGGGTTTCCACGGCTTCCACGTCCTCGTCGGCACGATCTTCCTGATCGTCTGCCTCGTTCGTACCTACAAGGGCCACTTCACCCCGCAGCAGCACTTCGGTTTCGAAGCGGCTGCCTGGTACTGGCACTTCGTCGACGTCGTATGGCTGTTCCTCTTCATCATCGTCTATGTCTGGGGCGGCTGGGGCGCGCCTGTCGCCGCGCACTAA
- a CDS encoding cytochrome c oxidase assembly protein has translation MKTMSRNAKTGSLAALLAVAMVGLGFAAVPLYNLFCRVTGFGGTTQRYDPVAAAETPKILSDTISVRFDANVSPKLPWKFYPEHPTDTVSIGARDMAIFIAENQSAHPVVGTASFNVTPDQAGKYFTKIQCFCFTQQRLEPGQQMRMPVLFFVDPKIMDDPDARDVQEITLSYTFHPVDEDKNAS, from the coding sequence ATGAAGACAATGTCGCGAAATGCCAAGACGGGCAGCCTTGCCGCCCTGCTCGCCGTAGCGATGGTCGGGCTCGGCTTCGCGGCGGTCCCGCTCTATAATCTGTTTTGCCGCGTGACTGGCTTCGGCGGCACGACGCAGCGCTACGATCCGGTCGCCGCCGCCGAGACGCCGAAGATCCTCAGCGACACTATCTCGGTTCGCTTCGACGCCAATGTCTCGCCGAAGCTGCCGTGGAAATTCTATCCCGAACATCCGACCGATACGGTCAGCATCGGCGCGCGCGACATGGCGATCTTCATCGCCGAGAATCAATCGGCGCATCCGGTCGTCGGGACCGCGAGCTTCAATGTCACCCCCGATCAGGCGGGCAAATATTTCACCAAGATCCAGTGTTTCTGCTTCACCCAGCAACGGCTGGAACCGGGGCAGCAGATGCGCATGCCGGTGCTGTTTTTCGTCGATCCCAAGATCATGGACGACCCCGACGCGCGCGACGTTCAGGAAATCACCCTCAGCTACACCTTCCACCCTGTAGACGAGGACAAAAACGCGAGCTAA
- a CDS encoding heme o synthase, with protein MAQSLTHSETALPADWRDLFALTKPRVMSLVVFTALCGLLAAPGSVHPVLAFSSILAIALGAGASGALNQWYEAGLDAKMKRTAGRPLPAGRLDPQTALQFGIGLAAFSVFLMLFASNWQAALLLTVSILFYVFVYTMWLKPRTPQNIVIGGAAGAFPPLIGWVAATGSIAPLPVLLFLLIFLWTPPHFWALALFVRSDYASAGIPMMPVVAGEKSTRRQILFYALIMAVAAIAPWPLGYAGALYGWTAIGLSALFVLLSIQVATRVSREGDPMQPEKRLFAYSIAYLFILFGAVVADHWWTL; from the coding sequence ATGGCGCAGAGCCTGACCCATAGCGAAACGGCGCTTCCCGCCGACTGGCGCGACCTGTTTGCGCTGACCAAACCGCGCGTCATGTCGCTGGTGGTGTTCACGGCGCTGTGCGGCCTGCTTGCCGCGCCGGGCAGCGTCCACCCGGTGCTTGCCTTTTCGTCGATCCTCGCGATCGCGCTGGGGGCAGGGGCATCGGGTGCGCTCAACCAATGGTATGAAGCCGGTCTCGACGCAAAGATGAAGCGTACCGCCGGGCGGCCGCTGCCCGCCGGCCGCCTCGATCCGCAGACCGCACTGCAGTTCGGGATCGGCCTGGCGGCCTTCTCGGTCTTTCTGATGCTGTTCGCATCGAACTGGCAGGCGGCGCTGCTGCTGACCGTCTCGATCCTGTTCTACGTCTTCGTCTATACGATGTGGCTGAAGCCGCGGACGCCGCAGAATATCGTCATCGGCGGCGCGGCGGGCGCCTTTCCGCCGCTTATTGGCTGGGTTGCCGCGACGGGTAGCATCGCACCGCTGCCGGTGTTGCTCTTCCTGCTCATCTTCCTGTGGACGCCGCCGCATTTCTGGGCGCTCGCGCTGTTCGTGCGCTCGGATTATGCTTCCGCGGGGATCCCGATGATGCCGGTGGTGGCCGGCGAAAAATCGACGCGGCGCCAGATTCTCTTTTATGCACTGATCATGGCGGTCGCCGCGATCGCGCCTTGGCCACTCGGTTATGCCGGTGCGCTCTATGGCTGGACGGCGATCGGCCTGTCGGCGCTGTTCGTGCTGCTGTCGATCCAGGTCGCGACGCGCGTGTCGCGCGAGGGCGATCCGATGCAGCCCGAAAAGCGGCTTTTCGCTTATTCGATCGCCTATCTTTTCATTCTCTTCGGCGCTGTCGTCGCCGACCATTGGTGGACATTATGA
- the ctaD gene encoding cytochrome c oxidase subunit I, giving the protein MTDIAATAPAHGHDHAHDDHDHDTPGFFVRWFMSTNHKDIGTLYLIFAIIAGIVGGAISGMMRLELAEPGIQYLPGWAAFLGSGADEVAGKHLWNVLITAHGLIMVFFMVMPAMIGGFGNWFVPLMIGAPDMAFPRMNNVSFWLTAVAFVMLVGSSFVPGGSGHGAGTGWTVYAPLSTSGSAGPAVDMAIFSLHLAGAASILGAINFITTIFNMRAPGMTLHKMPLFVWSVLVTAFLLLLALPVLAAAITMLLTDRNFGTTFYDATGGGDPVLYQHLFWFFGHPEVYIMILPGFGIVSQIISTFSRKPVFGYLGMAYAMVAIGVVGFIVWAHHMFTVGMSVNLKMYFTAATMVIAVPTGIKIFSWIATMWGGSMSFKTPMVWSLGFIFMFTVGGVTGVVLANGGVDTNLHDTYYVVAHFHYVLSLGAVFSLFAGFYYWFPKMSGRMYNEFLGQLHFWVFFIGVNVMFFPQHFLGQQGMPRRYPDYAEAYAYWHHISSLGYVIMAVGMVFFFVNILYSLFAGKRAADNPWGEGATTLEWTLSSPPPFHQFNELPRIA; this is encoded by the coding sequence ATGACCGATATCGCAGCGACTGCACCCGCGCACGGCCACGACCATGCGCATGACGACCATGATCACGACACCCCGGGCTTTTTCGTCCGCTGGTTCATGTCGACGAACCACAAGGACATCGGCACGCTCTATCTGATCTTCGCGATCATCGCCGGCATCGTCGGCGGCGCGATTTCGGGCATGATGCGCCTCGAACTCGCCGAGCCCGGCATCCAGTATCTGCCCGGCTGGGCGGCGTTTCTGGGTAGCGGTGCCGACGAGGTTGCGGGCAAGCACCTGTGGAACGTGCTGATCACCGCCCACGGCCTGATCATGGTCTTCTTCATGGTCATGCCGGCGATGATCGGCGGTTTCGGCAACTGGTTCGTGCCGCTGATGATCGGCGCACCCGACATGGCGTTCCCGCGCATGAACAACGTCAGCTTCTGGCTCACCGCCGTCGCTTTCGTCATGCTCGTCGGATCGAGCTTCGTTCCGGGGGGTAGCGGTCATGGCGCCGGCACCGGCTGGACGGTCTATGCGCCGCTGTCGACCAGCGGCTCTGCGGGCCCTGCGGTCGACATGGCGATCTTCTCGCTCCACCTTGCGGGCGCGGCGTCGATCCTCGGCGCGATCAACTTCATCACCACCATCTTCAACATGCGCGCACCGGGCATGACCCTGCACAAGATGCCGCTGTTCGTGTGGTCGGTGCTCGTCACCGCCTTCCTGCTGCTGCTCGCGTTGCCGGTTCTCGCTGCGGCGATCACCATGCTGCTCACCGACCGCAACTTCGGCACCACCTTCTACGACGCCACCGGCGGCGGCGATCCGGTGCTGTACCAGCATCTCTTCTGGTTCTTCGGCCATCCCGAAGTGTACATCATGATCCTGCCGGGCTTCGGCATCGTCAGCCAGATCATCTCGACCTTCAGCCGCAAGCCGGTGTTCGGTTATCTCGGCATGGCCTATGCCATGGTCGCGATCGGCGTCGTCGGCTTCATCGTGTGGGCGCACCACATGTTCACCGTCGGCATGAGCGTGAACCTCAAGATGTACTTCACCGCCGCGACGATGGTCATCGCCGTCCCGACGGGCATCAAGATCTTCAGCTGGATTGCCACCATGTGGGGCGGTTCGATGAGCTTCAAGACCCCGATGGTCTGGTCGCTAGGCTTCATTTTCATGTTCACCGTGGGCGGCGTCACCGGCGTCGTCCTCGCCAACGGCGGTGTCGACACCAACCTGCACGACACCTACTATGTTGTCGCGCACTTCCACTATGTGTTGTCGCTGGGCGCGGTCTTCTCGCTCTTCGCCGGCTTCTATTACTGGTTCCCGAAGATGTCGGGTCGGATGTACAACGAGTTCCTTGGACAGTTGCACTTCTGGGTCTTCTTCATCGGCGTCAACGTGATGTTCTTCCCCCAGCACTTCCTGGGCCAGCAGGGCATGCCGCGCCGTTATCCCGACTATGCGGAAGCCTATGCCTATTGGCACCATATCTCGTCGCTCGGCTATGTGATCATGGCCGTGGGCATGGTCTTCTTCTTCGTGAACATCCTCTACTCGTTGTTCGCGGGCAAGCGTGCCGCCGACAATCCGTGGGGCGAAGGCGCGACGACGCTCGAATGGACGCTGTCGAGCCCGCCGCCGTTTCACCAGTTCAACGAACTGCCCCGGATCGCGTAA
- the coxB gene encoding cytochrome c oxidase subunit II gives MKSLKTLVIAAALSLGAVGAGHAQAPAAAPAEAPAATTAATPAPAAPDSAAPVAAPAAKDAAVPAGDATYVPMKPTPGVGQPVDAGINFQPQVTPIGEQAYWFNHVILLPVITVISLLVLGLLFWVVVRYRAKANPVPSKTTHNTFIEIIWTAIPVLILAVIAVPSIRLLAAQYEPPKKDALTIKVTGYQWYWGYAYPDQGIGEYVSKILTEDQAKAAGEPYHLAVDNRMVVPVGRQVKLIITGADVIHSFAVPAFWTKMDAVPGRANETTFTPTKVGVYYGQCSELCGVDHGYMPIAVEVLPVDKWEAWVRSKGGNPAGPEAAAPAAAAPAPAAAAPAPAPATPAAATTEAAPAAAPAAAPAAKK, from the coding sequence ATGAAGAGCTTGAAAACCCTTGTAATCGCGGCGGCTTTGTCGCTCGGCGCCGTGGGCGCCGGCCATGCGCAGGCGCCGGCGGCGGCTCCTGCCGAAGCACCCGCCGCGACGACGGCTGCGACTCCGGCACCGGCAGCGCCTGACTCGGCGGCTCCGGTTGCTGCGCCGGCTGCAAAGGATGCCGCCGTTCCCGCGGGCGACGCGACTTACGTCCCGATGAAGCCGACCCCCGGGGTCGGCCAGCCGGTCGATGCGGGCATCAACTTCCAGCCGCAGGTCACCCCGATCGGCGAACAGGCCTATTGGTTCAACCATGTGATCCTGCTGCCGGTGATCACGGTGATCTCGCTCCTGGTTCTCGGCCTGCTCTTCTGGGTGGTCGTCCGCTACCGCGCCAAGGCGAACCCGGTGCCGTCGAAGACGACGCACAACACCTTCATCGAAATTATCTGGACCGCGATCCCCGTGCTGATCCTCGCCGTGATCGCGGTGCCTTCGATTCGCCTGCTCGCCGCGCAGTACGAACCGCCGAAGAAGGACGCGCTGACGATCAAGGTCACCGGCTACCAATGGTATTGGGGCTATGCCTATCCCGATCAGGGCATCGGCGAATATGTCTCGAAAATCCTGACCGAAGACCAGGCGAAGGCTGCGGGCGAGCCCTATCACCTCGCCGTCGACAACCGCATGGTTGTTCCGGTCGGCCGCCAGGTGAAGCTGATCATCACCGGCGCCGACGTGATCCACAGCTTCGCGGTTCCGGCCTTCTGGACCAAGATGGACGCGGTTCCGGGGCGTGCCAACGAGACGACCTTCACCCCGACCAAGGTCGGCGTCTATTACGGCCAGTGCTCGGAACTGTGCGGCGTCGATCACGGCTATATGCCGATCGCCGTCGAGGTTCTGCCGGTCGACAAGTGGGAGGCTTGGGTCCGCTCGAAGGGCGGTAACCCCGCCGGTCCCGAGGCTGCGGCGCCTGCCGCGGCCGCGCCGGCTCCCGCCGCGGCTGCGCCCGCTCCCGCGCCGGCCACGCCGGCTGCCGCCACGACTGAAGCAGCGCCGGCTGCGGCTCCCGCCGCTGCCCCGGCCGCCAAGAAATAA
- the pyrE gene encoding orotate phosphoribosyltransferase, translated as MTDDEILAEFRAADALLQGHFLLSSGRHSEYYLQCARVLMDTARAGRLASALAAKLPRDLRQAIDIVVSPAMGGVIIGHEMGRALGKPALFVERPTGTFELRRGFAIDPGAKVLMVEDVVTTGLSSREAMDAVRAAGGDVIAEAALVDRSAGSNIDLGVPFYPLVAINFPTYAADELPPELAGTPAIKPGSRSVAA; from the coding sequence ATGACCGACGATGAAATCCTGGCCGAATTCCGCGCCGCCGACGCCCTGCTGCAGGGCCATTTCCTTCTCTCCTCCGGCCGCCACAGCGAATATTATCTGCAGTGCGCGCGCGTCCTGATGGACACGGCACGCGCCGGCCGGCTCGCGAGCGCTCTCGCCGCGAAGCTGCCGCGTGACCTTCGCCAGGCGATCGACATCGTCGTTTCGCCCGCGATGGGCGGCGTCATCATCGGGCATGAAATGGGCCGAGCGCTTGGCAAGCCGGCGCTCTTCGTCGAGCGTCCGACGGGAACCTTCGAACTGCGCCGCGGCTTCGCGATCGATCCCGGCGCCAAGGTGCTGATGGTCGAGGATGTCGTGACGACCGGCCTGTCCTCGCGCGAAGCGATGGATGCCGTGCGCGCCGCGGGCGGCGACGTGATCGCCGAGGCCGCGCTCGTCGACCGTTCGGCGGGCAGCAACATCGACCTTGGCGTGCCCTTCTATCCGCTCGTCGCGATCAACTTCCCGACCTATGCGGCGGACGAGCTGCCGCCCGAACTCGCGGGCACTCCCGCGATCAAGCCGGGCAGCCGGAGCGTCGCCGCTTGA
- a CDS encoding pyridoxine 5'-phosphate synthase, producing MTGTTPSRLRLGVNIDHVATIRNARGGEHPDPVRAAEIVAAVGGDGITAHLREDRRHIRDDDLARIQAATDLPLNLEMAATDEMLEIALRHMPHAACIVPEKREERTTEGGLDAAGQHNHLAPIVGRLNDAGIRVSLFIEPDPRQIEAAMRLKAPVVEFHTGRYAHCEGEERAAELRRLADAAALACKNGIEPHAGHGLTYDNVIPVAAIPQLAELNIGHYLIGEAIFTGLDTAVRRMRDLMDEARGAV from the coding sequence TTGACCGGCACCACCCCTTCCCGCCTGCGGCTCGGCGTCAACATCGACCATGTCGCGACGATCCGCAACGCGCGCGGCGGCGAGCATCCCGACCCGGTGCGCGCCGCCGAGATCGTCGCGGCGGTTGGCGGCGACGGCATCACCGCGCATCTGCGCGAGGACCGGCGTCATATCCGCGACGACGATCTTGCCCGCATTCAGGCGGCGACCGATCTGCCGCTCAATCTCGAGATGGCGGCAACCGACGAGATGCTCGAGATCGCGCTGCGCCACATGCCGCATGCCGCGTGCATCGTCCCCGAAAAGCGCGAGGAGCGCACGACCGAAGGCGGGCTCGACGCCGCTGGGCAGCACAACCACCTCGCCCCGATCGTCGGCCGCCTTAACGATGCGGGAATCCGCGTCAGCCTGTTCATCGAACCCGATCCGCGCCAGATCGAGGCGGCGATGCGGCTAAAGGCGCCCGTCGTCGAATTCCATACCGGCCGCTATGCGCATTGCGAGGGCGAAGAGCGCGCCGCCGAGCTGCGCCGCCTCGCCGACGCCGCTGCGCTCGCATGCAAAAACGGCATCGAACCGCACGCCGGGCACGGTCTTACTTATGATAACGTCATTCCGGTCGCCGCGATCCCCCAACTCGCCGAACTCAACATCGGCCATTATCTGATCGGCGAGGCGATCTTCACCGGACTCGATACCGCGGTCCGGCGGATGCGCGACCTGATGGACGAGGCGCGAGGCGCGGTGTGA
- the acpS gene encoding holo-ACP synthase, producing MIIGLGSDLCNIERIQNSLDRFGERFEKRVFTDVERAKAARRPFTRAGTYAKRFAAKEAFSKAVGTGFKRGVFMKDIGVVNAPSGAPTLALTGGAAERLAQMIPAGHTAHIHLTLTDDHPWAQAFVIIEAIRG from the coding sequence GTGATCATCGGTCTCGGCTCCGACCTCTGCAATATCGAGCGTATCCAGAATTCGCTCGACCGTTTCGGCGAACGTTTCGAAAAGCGCGTCTTTACCGACGTCGAGCGCGCCAAGGCGGCGCGTCGCCCTTTCACCCGCGCGGGAACCTACGCAAAGCGCTTCGCCGCCAAGGAGGCTTTTTCGAAAGCGGTCGGCACCGGTTTCAAGCGCGGCGTGTTCATGAAGGATATCGGCGTCGTCAATGCCCCGTCGGGGGCGCCGACGCTCGCGCTCACCGGCGGTGCGGCCGAACGGCTGGCGCAAATGATCCCCGCCGGTCACACCGCGCATATCCACCTGACGCTGACCGACGACCATCCTTGGGCGCAGGCCTTCGTCATTATCGAAGCAATCAGGGGCTGA